One Nicotiana tomentosiformis chromosome 4, ASM39032v3, whole genome shotgun sequence genomic window carries:
- the LOC104109362 gene encoding CBS domain-containing protein CBSX3, mitochondrial, translating into MQGLLRMVRSCHEKLKVTILQNSQLKSTSEMNKIFARFGRVISFPTTQNKEANAIMVSQSTMQQKGLENTKVSDVLLTKDGEESGSWLCCRTNDTVFDAIKQMADNNIGSLVVLKPGENQLIAGIITERDYLRKVIVQDRSSKYTRVGDIMTEQSKLITVTSDTNILQAMQLMSEHHIRHVPVIDGKVVGMISVADIVKAVVEQQTGEVNQLNQFIRGDYY; encoded by the exons ATGCAAGGTCTTCTTCGAATGGTTAGATCATGTCATGAGAAGCTCAAGGTTACAATTCTACAGAACTCGCAGCTCAAAAGCACAAGTGAGATGAACAAAATATTCGCAAGATTTGGACGTGTCATCTCCTTCCCCACGACGCAAAACAAGGAAGCTAATGCCATAATGGTATCACAGTCCACAATGCAGCAAAAAGGGTTAGAGAATACAAAAGTATCTGATGTATTACTGACAAAGGATGGAGAAGAAAGTGGTTCATGGCTTTGTTGTCGGACAAATGACACAGTTTTTGATGCCATCAAACAA ATGGCAGACAATAACATCGGATCTTTGGTGGTTCTAAAGCCAGGAGAGAATCAACTGATAGCTGGAATTATAACAGAAAGAG ACTATCTGCGGAAGGTAATTGTGCAGGATAGATCATCTAAATACACAAGAGTGGGAGATATTATGACTGAGCAG AGCAAGCTCATAACAGTCACATCCGACACAAACATTCTTCAAGCGATGCAACTCATGAGTG AACATCACATACGACATGTTCCAGTGATAGACGGAAAGGTGGTAGGCATGATTTCTGTTGCAGATATTGTCAAAGCTGTGGTGGAGCAACAAACTGGAGAAGTGAACCAACTGAATCAATTCATTCGAGGGGATTACTACTGA
- the LOC104109363 gene encoding flocculation protein FLO11-like, which yields MERRSTFRFRLPWSQPAPAPAPSPAPTPASKPSTQPTTKTSRAPTTRTGSRAASQPSSSSTPSSSPTTENPTRKQPPSATSTTTSAKPSSPAQPSAGTQSRNDAPTSTITPTPTSPTPLPQPSAEMNAPSQPSTRSTSPLTETTPVPPQPSAESKAPIQLSTTSTSPLIETTPIPPQPLAESKAPNQPSTSNSTPANAPASSKSETQTPTTTISTTPTSTIAQSGPSSPPGVSPSPSSQIRASRTESQPLIPSQEQQGISSQPASPSDVPTTHTFDTFDFLPIHKGAVFNSHVPLLPILLDPQSREMNPISSPTRKDPQVLSTDQLTSKVPPPASQSISSNLPSGITSQMQQKDQTIAQPTSPLKQLDSSEPSSKSTEALTSIYGKEPKLTAIRPQSEQMELPKKETISDTEAKVRSPEKIMQPLKLSEVKSTRGITEEPSQISDSSEINGKPMMVTQSETNIQETREVKEVMQEMRDKNYGAGENIGGFLTSKKQPGIVFQSKQAYTEQQASSNNNQIRVNPVSNVSNRKHTRTVLSQPKNKTIASSSSKETAVSTEQDIPLNKEVKDNISKLIHRMAVGEGKQNLEDGPVSVITLAGDNRGASMQLGSDSSRKEGAIHIRRGYKLNPDESADATTDAEGNSVGRRPKDARIVDDQEIEAYLNCNVQGMNNSITFDSAIEAKNPGIHMLFYCMPSEPIRSSERTGPFEAHKAEFNVTPAQKLTYEPKIRRRCLKGLFLEPSDSDPDNPGCHVGCMEKSNDNEIEIL from the coding sequence ATGGAACGAAGATCCACATTCCGCTTCCGTCTTCCTTGGTCACAACCTGCACCTGCACCTGCTCCATCTCCAGCTCCAACACCTGCAAGCAAACCATCCACTCAGCCTACTACCAAAACAAGTCGCGCTCCCACAACTCGTACTGGCTCAAGAGCTGCTTCACAGCCCTCCAGCAGCAGTACGCCGTCCTCCAGTCCTACAACTGAAAACCCAACTCGCAAGCAGCCACCAAGCGCCACCTCAACCACAACATCTGCAAAGCCTTCTTCACCAGCTCAACCTTCAGCTGGCACTCAAAGCCGTAATGATGCCCCTACCAGTACAATCACCCCAACACCAACATCTCCTACGCCTCTACCTCAGCCCTCAGCTGAAATGAACGCACCTAGCCAGCCTTCCACCAGAAGCACAAGCCCTTTAACTGAAACTACCCCAGTTCCTCCTCAACCTTCAGCTGAAAGCAAAGCCCCTATCCAGCTCTCCACCACAAGCACAAGCCCTTTAATTGAAACTACCCCAATTCCTCCTCAACCTTTAGCTGAAAGCAAAGCCCCTAACCAGCCATCGACCTCAAACTCTACACCAGCAAATGCTCCAGCTAGTTCAAAATCTGAAACTCAAACCCCTACCACTACCATAAGCACCACCCCAACATCCACAATAGCTCAGAGCGGACCATCTAGTCCTCCAGGAGTTTCTCCCTCACCCTCTTCTCAAATTCGGGCATCCAGAACTGAGTCTCAACCATTGATACCATCTCAAGAACAGCAAGGGATCAGTTCTCAACCAGCATCACCATCTGATGTGCCAACCACTCATACCTTTGATACCTTCGATTTCTTGCCAATCCACAAGGGAGCAGTTTTCAATTCTCACGTGCCCTTGCTTCCAATTCTTTTAGATCCTCAATCACGAGAAATGAACCCGATATCCTCCCCAACACGCAAGGATCCTCAAGTCCTCTCAACGGACCAATTAACCTCAAAGGTACCTCCTCCTGCAAGCCAGAGTATTTCTTCAAATCTTCCATCTGGTATAACCTCTCAAATGCAACAAAAGGATCAGACAATTGCTCAGCCAACATCTCCACTGAAACAATTAGACAGCTCAGAACCTTCTTCCAAATCCACTGAAGCACTTACATCAATTTATGGAAAAGAACCAAAGCTCACAGCAATTCGGCCACAGTCAGAACAAATGGAGCTTCCCAAGAAGGAGACCATATCTGACACTGAAGCAAAAGTTAGGTCACCTGAAAAAATAATGCAACCTTTAAAACTATCAGAGGTGAAATCCACTAGAGGCATTACCGAAGAACCATCCCAGATATCAGACTCTTCAGAAATCAATGGCAAACCTATGATGGTGACACAGTCAGAGACAAACATCCAGGAAACTAGAGAAGTGAAGGAAGTTATGCAAGAGATGCGGGATAAAAACTATGGTGCAGGAGAAAATATTGGTGGTTTCCTGACATCCAAAAAGCAGCCAGGCATTGTTTTTCAATCAAAGCAAGCATATACAGAGCAGCAAGCCAGTTCTAATAACAATCAGATTCGGGTGAACCCTGTCTCTAATGTCTCTAACAGAAAACATACAAGAACAGTTTTATCTCAGCCAAAGAACAAAACAATTGCCAGTAGTTCCAGTAAGGAAACTGCGGTTTCCACTGAACAAGACATACCCCTTAACAAAGAGGTAAAAGATAACATCTCGAAGCTTATTCATAGAATGGCAGTTGGAGAGGGCAAGCAAAATTTGGAAGACGGACCGGTGAGTGTGATCACACTTGCAGGTGATAATAGAGGAGCATCTATGCAACTTGGTTCTGACTCATCCAGAAAAGAAGGGGCAATCCACATTCGCAGAGGCTACAAACTGAATCCAGATGAAAGTGCCGATGCAACCACAGATGCAGAGGGAAATTCAGTGGGAAGACGACCAAAAGATGCAAGGATCGTGGACGATCAAGAAATAGAGGCATATCTAAACTGCAACGTGCAGGGCATGAACAACTCAATTACATTTGACAGTGCCATTGAGGCAAAAAATCCAGGTATACATATGTTGTTCTATTGTATGCCTTCAGAACCTATAAGATCAAGTGAGAGAACAGGACCCTTTGAGGCACACAAGGCTGAATTTAATGTAACCCCTGCCCAGAAACTTACATACGAGCCAAAGATCAGAAGAAGATGCCTCAAAGGCCTTTTCCTTGAACCAAGTGATTCTGATCCAGATAACCCTGGTTGCCATGTTGGCTGCATGGAGAAGAGTAATGATAACGAGATAGAGATTCTTTGA
- the LOC104109364 gene encoding tubby-like F-box protein 5 isoform X2 codes for MIITQQTSCRGNEMALKSIIHVLKGVGDNVDSKSKKQAERKCVLSRGRSYVAPERLTSSPCLFVQESPWASLPHELLFDIIQRIEASEITWPARRDVVTCASVCRSWRETTKEVVRTPEQCGLLTFPTSLKQPGPRDCPIQCFIRRERATSTFRLYLGLSPALSGDASKLLLTAKKIRRATCADFLISMSKDDFSRASDCYVGKLRSNFLRTKFVIYDAQPPCNLLIQSSGVLHKKFAMKKVEPKQLFGNHNVGTISYEVNVLRTRGPRRMRCTMHAIPFTAIQEGGSAPTPATFKEHVQCNSSLVSAVSNRTVQDSICSCFDEPVETIQKNTEPLTLRNKAPRWHEQLQCWCLNFKGRVTVASVKNFQLVASSGTSQGIPITELEKVILQFGKIGKDIFTMDYHYPLSAFQAFAICLSSFDTKPACE; via the exons ATGATTATTACTCAGCAAACGAGTTGTCGAGGGAATGAAATGGCACTGAAATCAATTATTCATGTGCTTAAGGGAGTAGGAGATAATGTAGATAGCAAATCAAAAAAGCAAGCCGAGAGGAAGTGTGTATTGAGCCGTGGCAGGTCATATGTGGCTCCTGAGAGGTTAACATCCTCTCCATGTCTATTCGTTCAAGAAAGTCCGTGGGCGAGTTTGCCACATGAACTGCTGTTTGACATAATCCAAAGAATAGAGGCCAGTGAGATTACTTGGCCTGCCCGTAGAGATGTAGTTACTTGTGCCTCTGTGTGCCGGTCCTGGAGGGAAACAACCAAGGAGGTTGTTAGAACTCCGGAACAATGTGGGCTGCTGACTTTTCCTACGTCGTTGAAGCAG CCTGGGCCTAGAGATTGTCCAATTCAGTGCTTTATAAGAAGAGAAAGGGCAACATCAACTTTCCGATTATATCTTGGCCTGAGTCCTG CTCTTTCAGGGGATGCCAGTAAATTGCTATTGACGGCAAAGAAGATTAGAAGGGCCACATGCGCTGACTTCTTAATATCCATGTCGAAAGATGATTTTTCCCGGGCAAGTGATTGTTATGTTGGGAAGTTAAG GTCTAATTTTCTCAGGACTAAGTTTGTCATTTATGACGCTCAGCCACCATGCAATTTATTGATCCAGTCCAGTGGTGTGTTACATAAAAAGTTtgctatgaagaaggtagagcCAAAGCAGTTATTTGGAAATCACAATGTGGGTACCATTTCTTATGAAGTCAATGTTCTACGTACAAGGGGGCCAAGAAGAATGCGGTGCACTATGCATGCGATCCCTTTCACTGCAATTCAAGAAGGTGGATCTGCTCCTACACCAGCAACTTTCAAAGAACACGTTCAGTGCAATTCATCTTTAGTATCAGCAGTTTCAAATAGGACAGTCCAAGATTCTATTTGTAGTTGTTTTGATGAGCCAGTTGAAACAATTCAAAAGAATACAGAACCTTTGACTTTGAGGAATAAAGCTCCAAGATGGCATGAACAATTGCAATGTTGGTGTCTGAATTTTAAAGGCCGTGTTACAGTGGCCTCTGTCAAGAATTTTCAGCTGGTGGCCTCCTCTGGCACATCCCAGGGCATCCCAATCACAGAACTAGAAAAAGTAATCTTGCAATTTGGGAAGATAGGGAAAGACATTTTCACCATGGATTACCACTACCCTCTATCGGCGTTCCAAGCATTTGCAATCTGTTTAAGTAGCTTTGACACCAAACCTGCTTGCGAGTag
- the LOC104109364 gene encoding tubby-like F-box protein 5 isoform X4: protein MALKSIIHVLKGVGDNVDSKSKKQAERKCVLSRGRSYVAPERLTSSPCLFVQESPWASLPHELLFDIIQRIEASEITWPARRDVVTCASVCRSWRETTKEVVRTPEQCGLLTFPTSLKQPGPRDCPIQCFIRRERATSTFRLYLGLSPGLMISTYSALSGDASKLLLTAKKIRRATCADFLISMSKDDFSRASDCYVGKLRSNFLRTKFVIYDAQPPCNLLIQSSGVLHKKFAMKKVEPKQLFGNHNVGTISYEVNVLRTRGPRRMRCTMHAIPFTAIQEGGSAPTPATFKEHVQCNSSLVSAVSNRTVQDSICSCFDEPVETIQKNTEPLTLRNKAPRWHEQLQCWCLNFKGRVTVASVKNFQLVASSGTSQGIPITELEKVILQFGKIGKDIFTMDYHYPLSAFQAFAICLSSFDTKPACE, encoded by the exons ATGGCACTGAAATCAATTATTCATGTGCTTAAGGGAGTAGGAGATAATGTAGATAGCAAATCAAAAAAGCAAGCCGAGAGGAAGTGTGTATTGAGCCGTGGCAGGTCATATGTGGCTCCTGAGAGGTTAACATCCTCTCCATGTCTATTCGTTCAAGAAAGTCCGTGGGCGAGTTTGCCACATGAACTGCTGTTTGACATAATCCAAAGAATAGAGGCCAGTGAGATTACTTGGCCTGCCCGTAGAGATGTAGTTACTTGTGCCTCTGTGTGCCGGTCCTGGAGGGAAACAACCAAGGAGGTTGTTAGAACTCCGGAACAATGTGGGCTGCTGACTTTTCCTACGTCGTTGAAGCAG CCTGGGCCTAGAGATTGTCCAATTCAGTGCTTTATAAGAAGAGAAAGGGCAACATCAACTTTCCGATTATATCTTGGCCTGAGTCCTG GTCTGATGATTTCAACATATTCAGCTCTTTCAGGGGATGCCAGTAAATTGCTATTGACGGCAAAGAAGATTAGAAGGGCCACATGCGCTGACTTCTTAATATCCATGTCGAAAGATGATTTTTCCCGGGCAAGTGATTGTTATGTTGGGAAGTTAAG GTCTAATTTTCTCAGGACTAAGTTTGTCATTTATGACGCTCAGCCACCATGCAATTTATTGATCCAGTCCAGTGGTGTGTTACATAAAAAGTTtgctatgaagaaggtagagcCAAAGCAGTTATTTGGAAATCACAATGTGGGTACCATTTCTTATGAAGTCAATGTTCTACGTACAAGGGGGCCAAGAAGAATGCGGTGCACTATGCATGCGATCCCTTTCACTGCAATTCAAGAAGGTGGATCTGCTCCTACACCAGCAACTTTCAAAGAACACGTTCAGTGCAATTCATCTTTAGTATCAGCAGTTTCAAATAGGACAGTCCAAGATTCTATTTGTAGTTGTTTTGATGAGCCAGTTGAAACAATTCAAAAGAATACAGAACCTTTGACTTTGAGGAATAAAGCTCCAAGATGGCATGAACAATTGCAATGTTGGTGTCTGAATTTTAAAGGCCGTGTTACAGTGGCCTCTGTCAAGAATTTTCAGCTGGTGGCCTCCTCTGGCACATCCCAGGGCATCCCAATCACAGAACTAGAAAAAGTAATCTTGCAATTTGGGAAGATAGGGAAAGACATTTTCACCATGGATTACCACTACCCTCTATCGGCGTTCCAAGCATTTGCAATCTGTTTAAGTAGCTTTGACACCAAACCTGCTTGCGAGTag
- the LOC104109364 gene encoding tubby-like F-box protein 5 isoform X3, translating to MIITQQTSCRGNEMALKSIIHVLKGVGDNVDSKSKKQAERKCVLSRGRSYVAPERLTSSPCLFVQESPWASLPHELLFDIIQRIEASEITWPARRDVVTCASVCRSWRETTKEVVRTPEQCGLLTFPTSLKQPGPRDCPIQCFIRRERATSTFRLYLGLSPGDASKLLLTAKKIRRATCADFLISMSKDDFSRASDCYVGKLRSNFLRTKFVIYDAQPPCNLLIQSSGVLHKKFAMKKVEPKQLFGNHNVGTISYEVNVLRTRGPRRMRCTMHAIPFTAIQEGGSAPTPATFKEHVQCNSSLVSAVSNRTVQDSICSCFDEPVETIQKNTEPLTLRNKAPRWHEQLQCWCLNFKGRVTVASVKNFQLVASSGTSQGIPITELEKVILQFGKIGKDIFTMDYHYPLSAFQAFAICLSSFDTKPACE from the exons ATGATTATTACTCAGCAAACGAGTTGTCGAGGGAATGAAATGGCACTGAAATCAATTATTCATGTGCTTAAGGGAGTAGGAGATAATGTAGATAGCAAATCAAAAAAGCAAGCCGAGAGGAAGTGTGTATTGAGCCGTGGCAGGTCATATGTGGCTCCTGAGAGGTTAACATCCTCTCCATGTCTATTCGTTCAAGAAAGTCCGTGGGCGAGTTTGCCACATGAACTGCTGTTTGACATAATCCAAAGAATAGAGGCCAGTGAGATTACTTGGCCTGCCCGTAGAGATGTAGTTACTTGTGCCTCTGTGTGCCGGTCCTGGAGGGAAACAACCAAGGAGGTTGTTAGAACTCCGGAACAATGTGGGCTGCTGACTTTTCCTACGTCGTTGAAGCAG CCTGGGCCTAGAGATTGTCCAATTCAGTGCTTTATAAGAAGAGAAAGGGCAACATCAACTTTCCGATTATATCTTGGCCTGAGTCCTG GGGATGCCAGTAAATTGCTATTGACGGCAAAGAAGATTAGAAGGGCCACATGCGCTGACTTCTTAATATCCATGTCGAAAGATGATTTTTCCCGGGCAAGTGATTGTTATGTTGGGAAGTTAAG GTCTAATTTTCTCAGGACTAAGTTTGTCATTTATGACGCTCAGCCACCATGCAATTTATTGATCCAGTCCAGTGGTGTGTTACATAAAAAGTTtgctatgaagaaggtagagcCAAAGCAGTTATTTGGAAATCACAATGTGGGTACCATTTCTTATGAAGTCAATGTTCTACGTACAAGGGGGCCAAGAAGAATGCGGTGCACTATGCATGCGATCCCTTTCACTGCAATTCAAGAAGGTGGATCTGCTCCTACACCAGCAACTTTCAAAGAACACGTTCAGTGCAATTCATCTTTAGTATCAGCAGTTTCAAATAGGACAGTCCAAGATTCTATTTGTAGTTGTTTTGATGAGCCAGTTGAAACAATTCAAAAGAATACAGAACCTTTGACTTTGAGGAATAAAGCTCCAAGATGGCATGAACAATTGCAATGTTGGTGTCTGAATTTTAAAGGCCGTGTTACAGTGGCCTCTGTCAAGAATTTTCAGCTGGTGGCCTCCTCTGGCACATCCCAGGGCATCCCAATCACAGAACTAGAAAAAGTAATCTTGCAATTTGGGAAGATAGGGAAAGACATTTTCACCATGGATTACCACTACCCTCTATCGGCGTTCCAAGCATTTGCAATCTGTTTAAGTAGCTTTGACACCAAACCTGCTTGCGAGTag
- the LOC104109364 gene encoding tubby-like F-box protein 5 isoform X1, protein MIITQQTSCRGNEMALKSIIHVLKGVGDNVDSKSKKQAERKCVLSRGRSYVAPERLTSSPCLFVQESPWASLPHELLFDIIQRIEASEITWPARRDVVTCASVCRSWRETTKEVVRTPEQCGLLTFPTSLKQPGPRDCPIQCFIRRERATSTFRLYLGLSPGLMISTYSALSGDASKLLLTAKKIRRATCADFLISMSKDDFSRASDCYVGKLRSNFLRTKFVIYDAQPPCNLLIQSSGVLHKKFAMKKVEPKQLFGNHNVGTISYEVNVLRTRGPRRMRCTMHAIPFTAIQEGGSAPTPATFKEHVQCNSSLVSAVSNRTVQDSICSCFDEPVETIQKNTEPLTLRNKAPRWHEQLQCWCLNFKGRVTVASVKNFQLVASSGTSQGIPITELEKVILQFGKIGKDIFTMDYHYPLSAFQAFAICLSSFDTKPACE, encoded by the exons ATGATTATTACTCAGCAAACGAGTTGTCGAGGGAATGAAATGGCACTGAAATCAATTATTCATGTGCTTAAGGGAGTAGGAGATAATGTAGATAGCAAATCAAAAAAGCAAGCCGAGAGGAAGTGTGTATTGAGCCGTGGCAGGTCATATGTGGCTCCTGAGAGGTTAACATCCTCTCCATGTCTATTCGTTCAAGAAAGTCCGTGGGCGAGTTTGCCACATGAACTGCTGTTTGACATAATCCAAAGAATAGAGGCCAGTGAGATTACTTGGCCTGCCCGTAGAGATGTAGTTACTTGTGCCTCTGTGTGCCGGTCCTGGAGGGAAACAACCAAGGAGGTTGTTAGAACTCCGGAACAATGTGGGCTGCTGACTTTTCCTACGTCGTTGAAGCAG CCTGGGCCTAGAGATTGTCCAATTCAGTGCTTTATAAGAAGAGAAAGGGCAACATCAACTTTCCGATTATATCTTGGCCTGAGTCCTG GTCTGATGATTTCAACATATTCAGCTCTTTCAGGGGATGCCAGTAAATTGCTATTGACGGCAAAGAAGATTAGAAGGGCCACATGCGCTGACTTCTTAATATCCATGTCGAAAGATGATTTTTCCCGGGCAAGTGATTGTTATGTTGGGAAGTTAAG GTCTAATTTTCTCAGGACTAAGTTTGTCATTTATGACGCTCAGCCACCATGCAATTTATTGATCCAGTCCAGTGGTGTGTTACATAAAAAGTTtgctatgaagaaggtagagcCAAAGCAGTTATTTGGAAATCACAATGTGGGTACCATTTCTTATGAAGTCAATGTTCTACGTACAAGGGGGCCAAGAAGAATGCGGTGCACTATGCATGCGATCCCTTTCACTGCAATTCAAGAAGGTGGATCTGCTCCTACACCAGCAACTTTCAAAGAACACGTTCAGTGCAATTCATCTTTAGTATCAGCAGTTTCAAATAGGACAGTCCAAGATTCTATTTGTAGTTGTTTTGATGAGCCAGTTGAAACAATTCAAAAGAATACAGAACCTTTGACTTTGAGGAATAAAGCTCCAAGATGGCATGAACAATTGCAATGTTGGTGTCTGAATTTTAAAGGCCGTGTTACAGTGGCCTCTGTCAAGAATTTTCAGCTGGTGGCCTCCTCTGGCACATCCCAGGGCATCCCAATCACAGAACTAGAAAAAGTAATCTTGCAATTTGGGAAGATAGGGAAAGACATTTTCACCATGGATTACCACTACCCTCTATCGGCGTTCCAAGCATTTGCAATCTGTTTAAGTAGCTTTGACACCAAACCTGCTTGCGAGTag
- the LOC117279857 gene encoding uncharacterized protein, with amino-acid sequence MPDQVQEQGVQDAPLPVPTVVPTVALPTDTVARLLNVLEALVPTQGGSSDNSANPQSFLDGELKALHALGCSSERSVDLAAYNLEDMTNTWYETVLLGRPAGATPLTWDEFTKLFVNHFLPDSLMQKYARDFERLVQTPDMNVSTYNTKFCKLARYAPYLVPTEEARVQRFVDGLVGHLYTAVAPHMKTLSYFDAVGLARKIENKGRDERATSDLRKKAKTGGSFSGGFSKNRRAENQGQQQQGATGTGNKGRGAGDHSNVNQGQGNAGRGQARVFAFTRQDAQTSNAVVTSIVSVCSFDALALIDPGSTHSYVSSYFALRFSRQPELLNDPFLVATPVGEFLLAEYVYLACQIRVEGRDTLADLIVLDMIDFDMLMGMDWLSSCYAIIDCHAKIVKFEIPNEPSFVLKRGQVPETCKVVSFMKAQRLLKKGWLGLLAIVNDTRKETVSIENILVVREFSDVFLEDLPGLPLVREIDFGIDLPPDTYPILIPPYRMAPAKLKELK; translated from the exons ATGCCAGATCAAGTGCAAGAACAGGGGGTTCAGGACGCTCCATTACCAGTGCCAACTGTTGTACCTACTGTTGCCTTACCTACAGACACAGTAGCAAGGTTATTGAATGTGTTAGAGGCATTGGTGCCTACTCAGGGTGGAA GTTCTGATAATTCAGCAAATCCTCAAAGTTTTTTGGATGGGGAACTCAAGGCATTACATGCTCTAGGATGTTCTAGCGAGAGATCCGTGGATCTCGCAGCATACAATCTAGAGGATATGACCAATACATGGTATGAAACTGTGTTGCTGGGAAGGCCAGCAGGAGCAACACCACTGACATGGGACGAGTTCACTAAGTTGTTCGTGAATCATTTTCTTCCAGACAGCCTGATGCAAAAATATGCTAGAGACTTTGAGAGATTGGTTCAGACTCCAGATATGAATGTGTCAACATATAACACCAAGTTTTGTAAGCTGGCTAGATATGCTCCTTACTTAGTGCCTACCGAAGAAGCTCGAGTTCAGAGGTTTGTTGATGGATTGGTTGGTCATTTATACACTGCAGTAGCCCCACATATGAAGACTTTATCCTACTTTGATGCAGTCGGCCTTGCTAGAAAGATTGAAAACAAGGGACGCGATGAGCGTGCAACTAGTGATTTACGTAAGAAGGCCAAGACAGGAGGGTCTTTCAGTGGCGGTTTTAGTAAAAATCGAAGAGCAGAAAATCAGGGACAACAACAACAGG GTGCTACAGGTACAGGAAATAAAGGTCGAGGTGCTGGAGATCATTCTAATGTGAATCAAGGACAAGGGAATGCTGGTAGAGGTCAGGCGAGAGTTTTTGCATTTACTAGACAGGATGCTCAGACCTCGAATGCAGTGGTTACAAGTATTGTTTCTGTTTGTTCATTTGATGCACTTGCGttgattgatccgggatctactcacTCCTATGTGTCCTCGTACTTTGCTTTAAGGTTTAGTAGACAGCCTGAGCTATTGAATGATCCTTTTCTAGTTGCTACTCCTGTTGGAGAGTTTCTATTAGCTGAATACGTGTATCTTGCTTGTCAGATTCGGGTTGAGGGTAGGGATACTTTAGCTGACCTTATTGTACTTGATATGATTGACTTTGACATGctgatgggaatggattggttatcttcttGCTATGCTATCATTGATTGTCATGCAAAGATAGTTAAGTTTGAGATACCAAACGAACCCAGTTTTGTTCTAAAAAGGGGTCAGGTTCCAGAGACTTGCAAAGTTgtatcttttatgaaggctcaacgacTTCTGAAAAAAGGTTGGTTGGGTCTCTTAGCTATTGTAAATGACACAAGAAAGGAAACAGTCAGTATAGAAAACATACTAGTAGTGAGAGAATTTTCTGATGTATTTCTTGAGGATTTACCAGGATTGCCTCTAGTACGAGAaatagattttggtattgatttgccaCCTGACACATATCCCATATTAATACCCCCATATCGGATGGCACCAGCCAAGTTGAAGGAGCTAAAATAA
- the LOC104105805 gene encoding putative pectinesterase 11, with protein MAFHGYIVIVVILAMSYLLICSEADSSTQLSSAILIKVDQSGKGDYKKIQDAIDAVPSHNSQHIFISVKPGIYREKIVVPADKPFITISGRKPVNNTIITGNNFGDIFKSSTFTVFASDFVARHLTIQNTYGTGAKAVALRVEGDRVGFVGCRIKSHQDTLLDDVGRHYYKNCYIEGDTDFICGNGASLFEKCHLHSLSQGNGAITAQHRQSSQENTGFTFVGCKITGVKSAILGRPWGPYARVIFAQTYMSSVILPYGWEDWNVPSRQRTSYFAEYKCYGPGASSDKRVNWLRTLSSEEAVPYLKESIMGPKSWIRSKPINLIPLSKAISISFNKKRSSP; from the exons ATGGCTTTTCACGGGTACATTGTGATAGTGGTTATATTAGCTATGAGTTATTTACTGATTTGTTCGGAAGCTGATTCAAGTACTCAATTATCATCTGCAATTTTGATAAAAGTGGATCAATCTGGAAAAGGAGATTACAAGAAAATACAAGACGCAATTGACGCAGTGCCTTCACATAATTcgcaacatatatttatttcGGTTAAGCCTGGTATTTACAGAGAAAAAATTGTTGTTCCTGCGGATAAGCCATTTATAACAATCAGTGGTAGAAAACCAGTAAACAACACAATAATCACAGGGAATAATTTTGGAGATATATTTAAATCCTCTACTTTCACCGTTTTTGCCTCTGATTTCGTGGCTCGGCACCTTACAATTCAG AACACATATGGAACTGGAGCTAAAGCAGTAGCATTGAGAGTAGAAGGAGATAGAGTTGGCTTCGTGGGTTGTAGAATTAAGTCACATCAGGATACATTACTTGATGATGTTGGGAGGCATTACTACAAAAATTGTTATATCGAAGGGGACACTGACTTCATATGTGGAAATGGCGCTTCTCTCTTTGAG AAATGCCATTTGCATTCACTTTCACAaggaaatggggctataacagCACAACATAGGCAATCATCTCAGGAAAATACAGGTTTCACCTTTGTTGGATGCAAGATTACTGGAGTAAAGAGTGCAATTCTTGGTAGACCATGGGGTCCCTATGCAAGGGTAATCTTTGCCCAAACTTACATGTCAAGTGTCATACTCCCCTACGGTTGGGAAGATTGGAATGTCCCCTCCCGGCAAAG GACATCATATTTTGCAGAGTACAAGTGTTATGGGCCAGGTGCAAGTTCTGATAAGAGGGTAAACTGGTTACGGACTTTGTCTAGTGAAGAAGCTGTGCCTTACTTGAAGGAGAGTATAATGGGCCCAAAAAGTTGGATTAGGTCCAAGCCCATAAATTTAATACCTTTGTCTAAAGCAATCTCCATCAGTTTCAACAAAAAGAGAAGCAGCCCAtga